The Mycolicibacterium cosmeticum sequence GGCCTCAAGGCCGTCGTAGCAGCTGGACTTGTAGACAGCGGCGGCCGCGGTGGTGCGGCGATCGATCGCGCGGGTTTCCTCGAAATCCCAGCGATCCATGGCTGGACTCCTTCGCGACGGCGTACCGGCGTCATCGATAGATGCGACGTTAGGCGGCCATGTCACCGGTGTCAAGGTTAATCATGACACCGGTGACATGAAAGTCGGTGACACCGATGACGCGCGCCCGGATGTGTGGTTGTATGCCTGAAAAGGGTTCGCAGTTGGCGGCCGGCCGAGCAGGGCCCATCGATGAGGCGATCGAGTGAGGTGCGAAGACGTGACTGCATGGGCCAACTCCTGGGGCGCCGCGGAAGTGTGCCCAGTGGCAGCGATGCGGCAGGTCCCCGCGGCTGGGAGCGATCGTTGACCACCATGCGGGACGTCGCCAAACTTGCGAAGGTCAGCACCAAGACCGTATCCAGGGTCTTCAACGACGACCCGCACGTATTGCCGGATACCCGTATGCGGGTCGAAGCGGCCCTGCGGGAACTGAACTACGTGCCCAACGCTGTGGCCACGACCTTCCGCGCCGGCTCGGCACCCATCATCGGTCTCGCAGTACCGGATCTGGTGGATCCATTCTTTGCATCCATTGCGCAGTCAGTCGGTCGCGTGGCGGCCGACCACGGCATGTCGGTCAGCGTGACGAGCATCGGAACCGATCCGCTCATCGAGCGGAAAATCGTCGAGACAACACTGAGCCAGTCCATCAGCGGTTTGATCATCGCGCCCGTGACGACTGACCAGTCGTATCTGCGGCCGTGGATAGACCGCACCCCTGTGGTCTTCGTCGACCGAACACCTACCAATGTCCACGCCGACTCGTTCACCCAGGACAACCACGGCGGCGCCCTGAGCGCCACGGAGTTGCTTCTGCAGCGCGGCCACCTCCGCGTCGCCTTCATCGGAGACACGCTCACCCAGCCCACCGCCCAGCGTTTGGAGGGATACGTCGAGGCGCATCGTCGTCGGGGAATCGATCACGACGATCGCCTTGTAGTCCTGGACGTCTGGGACCGTCGATCGGCAGCGGCGGCAATGGCGCAGCTCAGTGCGCTCGAGGATCCGCCGACTGCCATCTTCTCGTCGAACGACCGAAGCAGTATGGCGCTGATACCGGCACTGAAAGCGGACGACCTCGCAATGATCTCGTTCGGCGACTTTCCGATGGCCGACATGCTGACACCGGCGGTCACTGTTATCGATCAGGATCCCGCATCCCTCGGCATCCTCGCCGCCGAGCGGATTTTCGATCGAATTGAGCACCGTCACAAGCGATATCGACGCCGTACGGTCATACCGGTAACCCTCGTCGAACGGCAGTCGAGCGGCGGTCCACGCTCCGGGGCCAAGGGCGCCAGGCGCCGGTAACTGCCCAATCGCCGTCGGCGTTCGACCATCGATGGAGAAAATCATGAGCCATGGCTCTGAACTGGTGAGCGAAGTGCAGAAGCACTGGCTTCTGCACGAGGCTCGGCGGCTGGTCGAGTTCGCGACCGGTTCAGTGGATCCGTACGGCAGCATCGGTTGGCTCGACGATCAAGGCGGTCGGCAGGAAGGCAAACCGCTTCAAATCTATATCGGCTGCCGCATGACCCACGTGTTCAGCATCGGTGAAGCGCTGTGGCCCAATCATTTTCGATCTCACCTCGAAGCTGGTCTGTCTGCAATCGATTCCGTCTTCGCGGATCCTGTCCATGGCGGGTGGTTCCACAGCGACGATGGGCAACCGGCGGCATATCCCAAGACCGCGTATGACCACGCATTTGTGACCCTCGCCGCGGCGTCTGCGGCAGCACGTGGAATAACGGCGGGTGATCGGCTGCTGCACCGGGCTCTGCACATGCTGGACGAACACTTCTGGGATGAGACACAAGGTCTCGTTCGAGAGGCGTTCAGCCGTGACTGGAAACTCAGTGAGCCGTACCGCGGAGCCAACTCCAACATGCATGCCGTCGAGGCCTTCCTGGCGGCCGCCGACGTAACGGGCGACCACACCTGGCGCGCACGGGCTCTGCGAATCGTCGATCACATCGTCAACGGCTGGGCGCGGCCCAACAACTGGAGGATCGTCGAACACTTCGACGAGAACTGGCAGCCGCTGCTGGACTACAACATCGGCGATGCCGCACATCCATTCCGCCCGTATGGCGCCACTGTAGGCCACGGTATGGAATGGGCACGGTTGTGCTTACAGCTGCAGGCTGCGACCCCCGGGGCAGAATCCGATTGGCTGGTTGAGTCGGCCACTGCGCTCTACGCGCGGGCCAAGGCTGACGGATGGGCTCGCGACGGCGCCGACGGATTCGTCTACACCGTGGATTGGGACGGGTGCCCAGTCGTTCACGAACGGATGCACTGGGTGGTCGCCGAAGCCACCGCCGCGGCGGCCGCCTTGCATCGGGTCACCGGCGAACACGCCTATGCCGAGGACTTCCATAACTGGTGGAACTACATTCGCTCCTACCTGCTCGACCGCCGACACGGCTCCTGGCACCACGAGCTGTCGCGCACCAATCAGCCTTCGCGCACCGTCTGGTGCGGCAAACCTGACGTGTATCACGCCCTGCAGGCCTGTCTGCTTCCCCAGCTGCCCTTGCGGCCGTCGATCGCGCTGTCTGTGACGCCGTCGCTGCTCGGCTGACCAGCACGGTTGCCGCAGATCGGTGCTCCTGGATCGTGGCGCCGAAGCCGGCCAACAACGCCCGTCGCGCAAGAACCTCCCGGATCAGGACTCGGCGGCCAGGTCGGAACTGTCGTGGAACTCAAGCGTGCCGGCATCGGTGGTGATGGCCCAGCGCCGGCCCGCGTCGACGATGTGCTCGTCGCCGATATCGACGCTGTACCCGGCGTGGTCACCGAAGTCCTCGACGACGACGCCGCCGACCTCGTCTTCGGTACCCGGCCGGATGCGAACACGGTCGCCGATGGCGTATTCGGCCGGTGCTGCCGGGCTGTCATCCATGTCGTCGTCATCCATCTGTTCAGTCGCCTTCCTGGTTGGAGGTGGTTTCGTGGCGAGCGTGAAACATCGCCGGACGCCGAACCGATAGGTGGGCGGCCTCGCAACCGACGGGCTATCGGACGGCGCCGCGAGGGTGTGACGCAGCACACCATTCGGAATGTGCCGGAAACTGCGACTAACCAGCATGCCGACATGTTGCCCGCGGAGCCGCGGAAATGCGCTGAACCTCAGGATCTCGATTTCCGTCGGGGCCATCTGCTCGCAGCCTGAGGCGACGGACTCGGTTCGGTCATGACCGTCTATGCATGCGGCGTCGATTTCGATGCCATCGAAGCCTTGGATGTTCATGCCCATGTGTCGATCGACTGGGCCGGCCGGCGCTGGCTCGACGGAGAATCGGTGCGTTCTGTGCATTCCATGGCCTCCGCGTCCGCACGGCCAATCCCCACCATCGACGCGATGGCGCAGTATTACCGCGACCGCCAGATGGCCGCCGTGGTCTTCACCATCGACGCCACCGCCGCGACGGGGCGCGCACCCAATTCGGTCGAGGAGATTGCCGAGCGGGCGGCGCTGAATCGGGATGTGCTGATTCCGTTCGGCTCGGTCGACCCATGGCAGGGCACGGCGGCAGTGCGCCGCGTGCACCGACTCATCGGCGAATACGGTGTGTGCGGGTTCAAGTTCCACCCGAGCATGCAGGCGTTCGAACCCAACGACCGGCGCTTCTATCCCATCTACGAGGCCATCGCCGAGTACCGGCTGCCCCTGCTGTTCCACACCGGCCAGACGTGTATCGGTGCCGGCCGGCCGGGTGGACGCGGTATCAAACTCCGCTACTCCGACCCCATGCTGCTCGACGACGTGGCCGCCGACTTCCCCGAGTTGACAATCGTGATGGCCCACCCCGCGGTGCCGTGGGTCGACGCCCAGATCGCCGTCGCGACACACAAGGCCAATGTCTACATCGACCTGTCCGGAACATCTCCCACGCAGTTCCCGCCGCAGCTCGTCCACGCCATCAAGACCTCGTTGTCCACGAAGGTGCTCTTCGGCTCCGGCTATCCCGTTCACGACGCGGACCGATGGCGCGACGACTTCGCCAATCTGGGCATCCCGGCCGCCACGTTGCCCCGGGTGCTGAAAGACAACGCCCTGCGCGTTCTCGGAGTCGCGGGAACGTGATGGGTTGCCACGGTGATCAGAGGCCGGCGGCGAGGAGTTTCTCGCGCCGGGCCGGAGACAGTCGGAGCAGAGCGGTGGTGAGGCTGCGGACCTCCGGATCTCGGTACGTGTCAAGCCAGTTCAGCTCTTCTTCGAGTTTGCGGCAGTAGCTCTCATCGTGACCGGTGAAGTAGTCGATGCGAATGCCGAAGAACTCGGCGATCAGCTCCATCGTCTCCAGCGACGGGTTTCCCCGTCGGCCCAAGCGCAACTGAGACAAGTACGGCGCCGACAATGCCAGCCCGCGATCTTCCAAGGCACGCACCAGCTCTCGACTGCAGTATGGACCACGGCCGGGTGGGTAGACCGTCTCGAACAGTCGGTTGAGCCGGGCGGCGAAACTTTCCGGATCCACGGAGGACACCCGCGTCCGGGGGCGCCGCCCCATCGGCTGTTCGACCGCAGTTGCTCCGCCGTGCGCCATCAGACCGCCCCTTCCTACCCACTCTGGCAAGAAACGCCTCTTGAACCTGCCGGCTCGGCCGGTCGCCCCTGGAGACTGACGACTTAGCTGACCAGCAGCCATCAATTGCAGATTGACACATCAGTCCCTTATATGCCAGTCTGCGGCTGGAAACGTGAATGACACTCCTCACAAGGAATGTTCATCGCATGGGGACCGGGGGGATCTGCTCAATGGTGGTGTGGCGCGTCTGCTCATCTCAGGTGTTCCTGGCAGCCTCGGTATTCGCTGTATTGGGAGGATTCGTCGTCGGTGTCGCGCCCAGCAGTGCCGCCGATCCTGAGGTGATGCCGGATCGGTGGACGCAGTTCGTCACCGATGACGGGTGGGTGATCGACGTGAATACCACCAATGAGGTGATCAACCATATCGACAATCTGGCGGGTGCCTCGAACTCGTGGCAGGCCCGGGTGTCGGTGCGCGCGGAGGCGCGGATCAGCGGTTCGGGTGCGTCGGTGATCCAGGATGCGCAGTTGGAGGCCGGCTATTTCGTTGGCTGCCGCACGGATTCGTCGGCGGGGGTCGAGGTGGGTGGCGATATCGGGATCGATCCGTATCAACAAGTCAACGGTCAAGTCTATGGCGGCGGGTACGGCGGTGGCGGATCCGGGGGTGGCCAGGGCGGTGGGTTCGGCGGGGCCTCGGGCGGTGCCACGCTGGGCGTGCAGGAACACTTGGGTGGCTATATCCGGGTCGTTCTCAAACCCGGTGGACTGGCGCAGGTTCCGCTGGACCGGATCAGCCTGCGCAATATGCATGCGGTGTCGAATCTGCGGGATCAGAACATCGAAGCCGATGGCTGCGGTGGTCAGGTCAAGATCCAGTCGTATGCCACGATCCGGATCCGCACCGACAACGGAAACGACACCCAGACCCTCTACGGCGAGCCGAAAGACCTGTGATGGTGTCGCGGCTGACCCGGCGATTACTGGTGGTTCTTGGCGCGGCTGTGCTCAGTAGTGGATGGGTTGCGCATGCCGATCCGGCTGTGGATGACGCGACGCGGCCTGCGGTTCCGTTGCCGATCCAGCGGCCGATGCCCGCCGATCCCGGGCGGGTCAGTCCGATTGGTGGGGCCAGGATTTCGTCGACCACGCCGCAAGGCGAGACCGCTGGGCTGGAGCCCCCACTGGCTGCCCAGGCCGAGCGCGGGGAGGCCACCGTGCCGATGTGGGCCAAGGACGGCATCTTCGCTCCGACCGCACACCCGAACCGGCAGATCTCGATCCATCTACCCACGGAATTGGTGTTGGGGCCTGCGGCGTGGCTGCCTGGCGGCGGTGCGGTGTACGGCTCAGCTGATGTCGACTACACCGTGGTGCCGTACGCCGGTGGCGGAGTGGATATCACGGTGACCCGCAAGAGCGTGTTCTCCGCCTCGACCATTCCGTTCGGTATCAAGCTTCCCGCGGCCACTCATCTGCGGTCCGGGCCCAACGTGGTGTTGGTCGAAACCGATGCCACTGCAGGTAATCCGTCCCGTGTGATCGGTACCTTCAGTGTGCCCGCGGCTACCGATGCCAATCAGGTACCGCTGTCGGTGACACCCACGCTGGGGCCGGGTTTCCCGCCGGGACAGTCCAATCTGACCATCGATCTCGGACCGGTGAGCGCCTTCGCGTTCCCGGTCACCATCGCGCTGTCTTACCGGGCTTCTGACGTACCGACCACCGGCGCGCCGAGCACCAACTGGCAGGGGCTACCGCCCGGCGTGAATGTGCCTGCCGCGCCGGGTGATGCACATTGCCAAGGCGGACCCGATGTCTTCGCCAGTGCCGACGGGCGAGTGGCCAATTTCGTGGCTGCTTGTGCAACCCAGCAACAGTGCCTGGCGACCACGCCCGCCCAGACGTCGGTGGACTCATGCAACAACCGACTCCTGGCGCATATGTCGATCCAATGCACCACTGTCTTCGGGCAGACCGGGGATGACTACGACGGTTGTACGCGAGCCGCAGCCGACTACGTGGCCTGGGCCAAAGCCAATATGACCGGCGGGCCCCGATGAAGCTACCGGCGTGGCACCCGGGGGCGCTGCACGATGCAGTTGCCCGGTGATGGTGATGAGGCTCCGATTGAAGACAATCCCGGGGCGTTATCGGCGCCTGTTGATGGTCCCGGCGATTTTTGCCGTGGTGCTGGCTGCGGCAATCACCACGACCAATGACCATGGTGGGTCGACGATCTCGGCGCTACCCGGTGCGACCGCTGATCCGACTGGTCCCACCGGCGGTCCAGGCGGCGACGGCGGCTTCAACGGCGGTCAATTCCAGCCACCCGGTATGCCCAGCCCACCAGGTGGTTACGACGGCGGCTCCTACCCGCCACCGGGCCAGTCGGACTACGGCGTCGACATCAACTCGCCGTCCGCACAGGCGCCCGAATACAGCCAAGCGCCGCAACACCCGCAACAGTCCTACCCTCAGCGCCAGCAGCCGGTGCACGGCACGCAGCCACCGGATTACGACCAGCCGCTGCAGTCGGCTGCTCCCTCGGCGCCGGCGCAGCAGAGCCAGCAGGATGTGCCGCGGCAGTCGGCGACGGCACAACCTCGACAATCGTCGCAACCACAGCAAGATCGGCAATCGGACT is a genomic window containing:
- a CDS encoding LacI family DNA-binding transcriptional regulator, whose amino-acid sequence is MRDVAKLAKVSTKTVSRVFNDDPHVLPDTRMRVEAALRELNYVPNAVATTFRAGSAPIIGLAVPDLVDPFFASIAQSVGRVAADHGMSVSVTSIGTDPLIERKIVETTLSQSISGLIIAPVTTDQSYLRPWIDRTPVVFVDRTPTNVHADSFTQDNHGGALSATELLLQRGHLRVAFIGDTLTQPTAQRLEGYVEAHRRRGIDHDDRLVVLDVWDRRSAAAAMAQLSALEDPPTAIFSSNDRSSMALIPALKADDLAMISFGDFPMADMLTPAVTVIDQDPASLGILAAERIFDRIEHRHKRYRRRTVIPVTLVERQSSGGPRSGAKGARRR
- a CDS encoding AGE family epimerase/isomerase, whose protein sequence is MSHGSELVSEVQKHWLLHEARRLVEFATGSVDPYGSIGWLDDQGGRQEGKPLQIYIGCRMTHVFSIGEALWPNHFRSHLEAGLSAIDSVFADPVHGGWFHSDDGQPAAYPKTAYDHAFVTLAAASAAARGITAGDRLLHRALHMLDEHFWDETQGLVREAFSRDWKLSEPYRGANSNMHAVEAFLAAADVTGDHTWRARALRIVDHIVNGWARPNNWRIVEHFDENWQPLLDYNIGDAAHPFRPYGATVGHGMEWARLCLQLQAATPGAESDWLVESATALYARAKADGWARDGADGFVYTVDWDGCPVVHERMHWVVAEATAAAAALHRVTGEHAYAEDFHNWWNYIRSYLLDRRHGSWHHELSRTNQPSRTVWCGKPDVYHALQACLLPQLPLRPSIALSVTPSLLG
- a CDS encoding amidohydrolase family protein, producing the protein MTVYACGVDFDAIEALDVHAHVSIDWAGRRWLDGESVRSVHSMASASARPIPTIDAMAQYYRDRQMAAVVFTIDATAATGRAPNSVEEIAERAALNRDVLIPFGSVDPWQGTAAVRRVHRLIGEYGVCGFKFHPSMQAFEPNDRRFYPIYEAIAEYRLPLLFHTGQTCIGAGRPGGRGIKLRYSDPMLLDDVAADFPELTIVMAHPAVPWVDAQIAVATHKANVYIDLSGTSPTQFPPQLVHAIKTSLSTKVLFGSGYPVHDADRWRDDFANLGIPAATLPRVLKDNALRVLGVAGT
- a CDS encoding helix-turn-helix domain-containing protein, with amino-acid sequence MAHGGATAVEQPMGRRPRTRVSSVDPESFAARLNRLFETVYPPGRGPYCSRELVRALEDRGLALSAPYLSQLRLGRRGNPSLETMELIAEFFGIRIDYFTGHDESYCRKLEEELNWLDTYRDPEVRSLTTALLRLSPARREKLLAAGL
- a CDS encoding MspA family porin, with translation MPDRWTQFVTDDGWVIDVNTTNEVINHIDNLAGASNSWQARVSVRAEARISGSGASVIQDAQLEAGYFVGCRTDSSAGVEVGGDIGIDPYQQVNGQVYGGGYGGGGSGGGQGGGFGGASGGATLGVQEHLGGYIRVVLKPGGLAQVPLDRISLRNMHAVSNLRDQNIEADGCGGQVKIQSYATIRIRTDNGNDTQTLYGEPKDL